From Drosophila nasuta strain 15112-1781.00 chromosome X, ASM2355853v1, whole genome shotgun sequence, one genomic window encodes:
- the LOC132795038 gene encoding something about silencing protein 10, giving the protein MDSEVDDYEPTDSEEEYNEEEREILQDYRKERQRRADNKRNQKQSVLAFSESDDDDDDEEEDPYAAQRAQRKAKKSKRKTAAAGNDDDDDDEDDVAQLMRDSDIEGAEDDDGDLPDTMDWGTNKRTYYNTDFVDQDYSSYNAQEEDMAKAEEEEAKKIQLRLAKQLNEADFQLDDMMESSSVKQSAQKAAKKSTTKSSMETIKVTTDLAGLGKRERLQLLQKDSPEFLGITQEFKRQLHEVQKLTAPVLNYVRHHQVPVVPALQFAQLYQSVLLSYCSNVSYYLLLKATRSNVKYHPVVKRLVQLKQLREQLAERYVEFIEPQLEALLERIQDGDAFTVLDVAQRKAKLQILDKYNETSAEQKQEQQVAAAAEEEVEDDDEETDDDDKDEDEDAAELARRGITYQMAKNKGLTPHRKKELRNPRVKHRGKYRKALIRRKGAVRSVRTEVKRYGGEVSGIKAGVTKSVKFRT; this is encoded by the coding sequence ATGGATAGTGAAGTGGATGATTATGAGCCCACCGACTCCGAGGAGGAGTACAATGAGGAGGAACGTGAAATCTTACAGGATTATCGCAAGGAGCGCCAGAGACGCGCCGACAACAAACGCAACCAAAAACAATCTGTGCTGGCGTTCAGCGAAagcgacgatgatgatgacgatgaggaaGAGGATCCTTATGCGGCACAACGGGCGCaaagaaaagccaaaaagtCCAAGCGCAAGACTGCAGCAGCTggcaatgatgatgacgatgacgacgaagACGATGTGGCGCAATTGATGCGAGACAGCGACATCGAAGGCGCCGAAGACGACGATGGCGATCTGCCCGATACTATGGACTGGGGCACCAACAAGCGAACGTATTATAATACCGATTTCGTGGATCAAGACTACAGTAGCTACAATGCACAGGAGGAGGACATGGCCAAGGCCGAGGAAGAGGAGGCCAAAAAGATACAATTGCGTCTGGCCAAACAGCTAAACGAAGCCGACTTCCAGCTGGACGACATGATGGAATCCAGCAGCGTCAAGCAAAGCGCACAAAAAGCAGCCAAGAAGTCGACCACAAAGTCCAGCATGGAGACCATCAAGGTGACCACAGATCTGGCCGGTCTGGGGAAGCGTGAACGCTTACAACTGCTGCAAAAGGATTCACCCGAATTCCTGGGCATCACACAGGAATTCAAGAGGCAGCTGCACGAGGTACAAAAGCTAACAGCGCCCGTCCTCAACTATGTGCGGCATCATCAGGTGCCTGTGGTGCCAGCTTTGCAATTCGCCCAGCTCTATCAGAGCGTGCTCCTCAGCTACTGCTCCAACGTCAGCTACTATTTGCTGCTAAAAGCAACGCGCAGCAATGTCAAGTATCATCCGGTGGTCAAGCGTCTGGTACAACTGAAGCAGCTGCGCGAACAGCTCGCCGAGCGTTATGTGGAGTTCATAGAGCCACAGCTGGAGGCGTTGCTGGAGCGCATCCAGGATGGCGATGCATTCACAGTGCTCGATGTGGCGCAACGCAAGGCCAAGCTGCAGATACTCGACAAGTACAACGAGACGTCAGCAGAGCAGAAGCAAGAACAGCAAGTGGCTGCGGCGGCGGAGGAGGAGGTagaagacgacgacgaggagACGGATGACGATGACAAAGATGAAGATGAGGACGCGGCGGAGTTGGCGCGTCGTGGCATCACCTATCAAATGGCCAAGAACAAGGGCCTGACGCCGCATCGCAAGAAGGAGCTGCGCAATCCGCGTGTCAAGCATCGCGGCAAATATCGCAAGGCGCTCATCCGACGCAAGGGCGCCGTCCGATCTGTGCGCACCGAGGTCAAGCGCTACGGCGGAGAGGTGTCCGGCATCAAGGCGGGCGTCACTAAGAGCGTCAAGTTCCGAACGTAG
- the LOC132795426 gene encoding DNA replication licensing factor Mcm3, producing the protein MAHDAEQYIKDIQREYVDFLDDEEDQGIYAGHVKDMIAEKSKRLVVNINDLKRKNQQRALGLLSNASDEQLAFGRALKEYVSTIEPSYAKQHEDFFVGFEGCFGNRHVTPRSLTSIYLGNLVCVEGIVTKVSLIHPKVVRSVHYCPATRKVLERKYTDLTSFEAVPSSAVYPTKDDDGNLLETEFGLSVYKDHQRITIQEMPEKAPAGQLPRAVDIVCDDDLVDRCKPGDRVQIVGNYRCLPGKHGGYTSGTFRTVLLANNISLLSKESNLDISREDIMLCKKLAKNNDIFELLSKSLAPSIHGHAYVKQAILCLLLGGVEKLLPNGTRLRGDINVLLIGDPSVAKSQLLRYVLNTAPRAIPTTGRGSSGVGLTAAVTTDQETNERRLEAGAMVLADRGVVCIDEFDKMSDIDRTAIHEVMEQGRVTISKAGIHASLNARCSVLAAANPVYGRYDQYKTPMENIGLQDSLLSRFDLLFVMLDVIDSDVDQMISDHVVRMHRYRNPKEADGEPLTMGSSYADSLSFVSNTEQKKDTEVYEKYDALLHGKSRKRHEKILSVEFMRKYIHIAKCMKPKLTEQACEAIANEYSRLRSQEAVESDVARTQPITARTLETLIRLATAHARARMSKTVTIDDAHSAIELVQFAYFKKVLEKERAGNKRRRNGNGDSDEENQEQEQQEATTERSPSRRSKRTRIEPDYDSDEEEIETPQPDAGDLTRRETRRSLPAQQQQQHSEASAATESQSTESEATSTISESRLGLFKNGLQRLFREAREQSLPVSRISKAINENNAEPFTAGEIDAAMHRMTEDNQIMVADDIVFLI; encoded by the exons ATGGCACACGACGCGGAACAATACATCAAGGACATACAGCGCGAATATGTGGACTTTCTGGACGACGAAGAGGACCAGGGCATCTATGCCGGCCACGTCAAAGACATGATTGCTGAAAAGTCCAAGCGCTTGGTGGTCAACATCAACGATCTCAAGCGCAAGAATCAACAGCGCGCTCTCGGCCTGCTGAGCAACGCCTCCGACGAACAGCTCGCATTCGGTCGTGCACTCAAAGAGTACGTCTCCACCATTGAGCCCAGCTATGCCAAACAGCACGAGGATTTCTTTGTGGGCTTCGAGGGCTGCTTTGGCAATCGGCATGTGACGCCCCGTTCCCTCACCTCCATCTATCTGGGCAATCTGGTGTGCGTCGAGGGCATTGTCACCAAAGTCTCGCTCATCCACCCGAAGGTGGTGCGCAGCGTTCACTATTGTCCAGCGACACGCAAAGTGCTGGAACGCAAGTACACAGATCTGACCTCGTTTGAGGCGGTGCCCTCCAGTGCCGTCTATCCCACCAAGGACGACGATGGCAATCTGCTGGAAACCGAATTCGGACTCTCGGTGTACAAGGATCATCAACGCATCACCATCCAGGAGATGCCAGAGAAGGCGCCCGCCGGCCAATTGCCGCGTGCCGTCGACATTGTGTGCGATGATGATCTGGTCGATCGCTGCAAGCCCGGCGATCGTGTCCAGATTGTGGGCAACTATCGCTGTCTGCCCGGCAAACATGGTGGCTACACCTCGGGCACCTTTCGCACGGTGCTGCTGGCGAATAACATTTCGCTGCTGAGCAAAGAGAGCAATCTGGACATTTCGCGCGAGGACATTATGCTCTGCAAGAAGCTGGCCAAGAACAACGACATCTTCGAGCTCCTCAGCAAGAGTCTGGCACCATCGATTCACGGACATGCGTATGTGAAGCAAGCGATCCTTTGTCTCCTGCTTGGCGGCGTCGAGAAGCTCCTGCCCAACGGCACAAGGCTGCGTGGCGATATCAATGTCCTGCTCATCGGTGATCCGTCCGTGGCCAAGTCACAGCTGCTCCGCTATGTGCTGAATACGGCACCGCGTGCCATTCCCACCACGGGACGCGGCTCCAGCGGCGTTGGTTTAACAGCCGCTGTGACCACCGATCAGGAGACAAACGAACGACGCTTGGAGGCGGGCGCCATGGTGCTGGCGGATCGCGGCGTCGTTTGCATCGATGAGTTCGACAAGATGAGCGACATTGATCGCACGGCCATCCACGAGGTGATGGAACAGGGACGCGTCACCATCTCCAAGGCCGGCATCCACGCCTCGCTCAATGCACGCTGCTCCGTCTTGGCAGCCGCCAATCCCGTCTACGGCCGG tATGATCAATACAAAACTCCCATGGAGAACATTGGATTGCAGGATTCTCTGCTGTCGCGTTTCGATTTGCTGTTCGTCATGCTGGATGTCATCGATAGCGATGTGGATCAAATGATCTCCGATCATGTGGTCCGCATGCATCGCTATCGCAATCCCAAGGAAGCCGATGGCGAGCCTCTTACCATGGGCAGCTCCTATGCCGATTCGCTGTCGTTTGTCTCCAACACAGAGCAG AAGAAGGACACGGAGGTGTATGAGAAGTATGATGCACTGCTGCATGGAAAGTCGCGCAAGCGTCACGAGAAGATCCTCTCGGTGGAGTTCATGCGCAAGTACATCCACATTGCCAAGTGCATGAAGCCCAAACTGACGGAGCAGGCATGCGAGGCGATTGCCAACGAGTATTCACGACTGCGCTCCCAAGAGGCCGTCGAATCGGATGTGGCCCGCACTCAGCCGATCACAGCGCGTACACTGGAGACGTTGATCCGTTTGGCGACGGCACATGCGCGTGCTCGGATGTCGAAGACGGTGACCATCGATGATGCGCACTCGGCTATCGAGTTGGTGCAGTTTGCATACTTCAAGAAGGTGCTCGAGAAGGAGCGAGCGGGCAACAAGCGGCGACGCAATGGCAACGGCGACAGTGACGAAGAGAatcaggagcaggagcagcaagaagcaacaacagaacGTTCGCCATCGCGTCGCAGCAAACGCACACGTATCGAACCCGACTACGACAGCGATGAGGAGGAGATTGAGACACCTCAACCAGATGCTGGCGACTTAACCCGTCGCGAAACTCGACGTTCGCTGCCcgcccagcaacagcagcagcacagtgAAGCATCGGCGGCCACAGAAAGTCAGTCGACAGAATCCGAGGCGACATCAACGATTAGTGAATCGAGGCTGGGTCTCTTCAAGAACGGTTTGCAGCGTCTGTTCCGCGAGGCACGCGAACAAAGTCTGCCCGTCAGCCGGATTAGCAAGGCGATCAATGAGAACAACGCGGAGCCATTTACTGCCGGTGAAATCGATGCCGCGATGCATCGCATGACCGAGGATAATCAAATCATGGTCGCCGATGACATCGTTTTTCTTATCTAA
- the LOC132796343 gene encoding protein DENND6B → MNMNMDKNNKMRLPMQDGGAANNATTATRTKTIATNNDDDWIRLSQWVHCLCVVTFDLNLGQALEYVYPPQHMPSEQEVSNICYMAFPDSNSGCMGDTKFHMRLRSCQASPLPSSAAASRYNGQCAPALRSDGSHYWGFVYFRQKRDPNLPRGYFQKSLIIITRLPFFNLYYDMLEQLAPKYFEQGNELLHLACAQINSQWPALTVGQTLRLPLLECSYEISIPKASSSSRKTVSSSSSASSSASTPPTLPLESPTSIKVLASVNEVELFHSLHFVLEHLYTLWELVITAEPIVVVGTSPADCSHMVQSLVAVIAPLEYCAEARPYFTIHDSEFKEFTQEANHRSSSNSCCPAVILGVTNPFFVKLLKDWPHMLRLVDNQKNMQQQQQELMHKSSRHGQDNGNVKLQPTMANNHNILLNGSLTAAGDSSTAGLHTKYKPYLKKDKTLLKKVLLGMKTKRPEHVQTALIRRYLLELTQSFMIPLERYMASLMPLQKDISPFKSAPNASSFKLDDFLATLETAGPQLTSSLKGDWKGLYRRFVKSPNFRGWYEARHRELQLTLQELQLQALSEANLEHWAHDKQEVEIIDMILKLKQKLNLYSDKSQLEGINCPSSSSSITQRQIRAQIECMKGLLPSDLKNVVNL, encoded by the exons ATGAACATGAATATggacaagaacaacaagatgCGCCTGCCAATGCAAGATGGCGGGGCTGCAAATaacgcaacaacagcaacaagaacaaaaacaatagcaacaaacaatgatgatgattggATTCGTTTATCACAATGGGTGCATTGTTTATGTGTGGTCACCTTCGATCTGAATCTTGGTCAAGCCCTGGAGTATGTGTATCCCCCGCAGCACATGCCCAGCGAACAGGAGGTGAGCAACATCTGTTACATGGCCTTTCCCGATTCCAATTCCGGATGCATGGGCGACACCAAGTTCCATATGCGTTTGCGATCCTGTCAAGCATCGCCGTTGCCATCGTCCGCCGCCGCCTCCCGCTACAATGGACAATGTGCGCCCGCGTTGCGCAGCGATGGTAGCCACTATTGGGGCTTTGTTTACTTTCGCCAGAAACGTGATCCAAACTTGCCGCGCGGCTATTTCCAAAAGAGTTTGATCATCATCACCCGACTGCCGTTCTTCAATCTGTACTACGACATGCTCGAGCAGCTGGCCCCCAAATACTTTGAGCAGGGCAACGAACTGTTGCATTTGGCCTGCGCCCAGATCAACAGCCAATGGCCCGCCTTGACGGTGGGTCAAACGCTCCGACTGCCGCTCTTGGAGTGCAGCTATGAGATCAGCATTCCCAAGGCAAGTAGCAGCAGTCGCAAAACggtctcctcctcctcctcagcCAGTTCATCCGCCAGCACGCCCCCCACACTGCCCCTGGAGTCGCCCACATCGATCAAAGTGCTGGCCTCGGTCAACGAAGTGGAGCTATTCCACAGTCTGCACTTTGTGCTCGAGCATTTGTATACGCTGTGGGAGCTGGTCATCACAGCCGAACCCATTGTCGTAGTGGGCACATCGCCAGCCGATTGTTCGCACATGGTTCAATCGTTGGTGGCTGTGATTGCGCCGTTGGAATACTGTGCGGAGGCGCGTCCCTATTTCACCATACACGACAGCGAGTTCAAGGAGTTTACGCAGGAGGCGAACCatcgaagcagcagcaacagctgctgtccAGCTGTCATTCTCGGTGTCACCAATCCGTTCTTTGTGAAACTGCTCAAGGATTGGCCGCACATGCTGCGTCTGGTGGACAACCAG AAGAacatgcagcaacagcagcaggagctgaTGCACAAGAGCTCACGACATGGCCAGGACAATGGGAATGTGAAGCTGCAACCGACGATGgccaacaaccacaacataCTGCTTAATGGCAGCCTGACAGCAGCGGGCGACAGCTCCACCGCGGGTCTGCACACCAAATACAAGCCGTACCTCAAGAAGGACAAGACGCTGCTCAAAAAGGTGCTGCTGGGGATGAAGACAAAGCGGCCGGAACATGTCCAAACGGCGCTCATACGTCGCTATCTGTTGGAGTTGACCCAGAGCTTCATGATACCCCTGGAGCGTTACATGGCCTCACTGATGCCCCTGCAAAAGGACATTAGTCCCTTTAAATCGGCACCGAATGCGAGCTCATTTAAGCTCGATGATTTCCTGGCCACGCTGGAGACAGCGGGACCGCAATTGACGTCCTCGTTGAAGGGCGACTGGAAGGGTCTCTACAGGCGCTTTGTGAAGTCACCCAATTTCCGGGGTTGGTACGAAGCGCGTCATCGGGAGTTGCAGCTGACGCTGcaggagctgcagctgcaggcGCTGTCGGAGGCGAATCTGGAACATTGGGCGCACGACAAGCAGGAGGTGGAAATAATTGACATGATACTCAAAttgaaacagaaactgaaTCTCTACAGTGATAAGTCACAGCTGGAGGGGATCAACTGtccgagcagcagcagcagcatcacacAGCGTCAGATCCGGGCGCAAATCGAGTGCATGAAGGGATTGCTGCCCTCGGACTTGAAGAATGTCGTGAATCTTTGA
- the LOC132795428 gene encoding RNA-binding protein 4F, translating into MASGAEKTHRAPPAAGDRDDDEQDQGQQLQQDDENIMNEQPIEISSDSSLGDSASEAHLDSDSEISIIDDSQDDVDDDSEGDSQNEERLQDEFAMILAMPFKEHKLYMQLCHTAFKINAFENINVAISAFEKYSTIPAHIWLRYLKTLKAVTQTPEEHETYYSKCATALSSYYDENLAEFILKGVETLHPTELWTNLLCDYGIERVDFMVKVRGLLQATENKELEQALSEQCVAWNCSEQELKEMSQIIGDFKAKLKERSENSSWLQEMFLLRVDTLPVSKRCKVSLGKVIYELSLCKWASNSELWLDYIAYMQTPVDKESEKSQLNYMILNDGYLKCKPMELIRRALLAMPSIKLNHKFLQLMEQHDYPLDKVDAELGQLFARIEQYMEMTVELELDYLAYRVRHIQIDVEQQVSALRAAFRQAWNRLSEKYGELADTGYEVLQLWALVEYATLKSPNEGAAIWSEIFSYPGSSDRVDLWLACAQMDAEYNGGRKIRSLLQQALSTLPANVVGISDLYRRYERCFGNYETIAQCQAYCTEIQLSNHVSAPQRSTTFAQGRRQPVQPRAANKKHFAGGAGGGAAQSPPSKKLKKDLPAHKKQPPPPPPPTAAAPPAPIKKETFETKPANFKYSTTLETNKIFVKNLHAGCTQQELTEAFQGYGHIKDVRLVFKQNQRFKGIAYIEFELPEQAQKAVDGANGLELGGLPISVAISNPPPKPMSATAAAAPKVGEKRRMPTTLIPTKLVMLEAKRRKKLDLDEATAAATSSTASSADANGKANIDDEKEKEQKEVSNATTTPKSNDDFRKLFNI; encoded by the exons ATGGCCAGTGGAGCTGAG AAAACACATCGCGCTCCACCAGCAGCTGGCGACCGAGACGACGATGAGCAGGATCAAggacaacaactgcagcaagaCGATGAGAATATTATGAACGAACAGCCAATTGAGATAAGCTCGGACTCGAGTCTCGGGGATAGCGCCAGTGAAGCGCATCTGGATTCGGACAGTGAGATAAGCATTATCGATGACTCGCAGGATGATGTCGACGATGATAGCGAGGGCGATTCACAAAACGAAGAACGGCTGCAGGATGAGTTTGCAATGATATTGGCGATGCCATTCAAGGAGCATAAATTGTATATGCAATTGTGCCATACGGCATT CAAAATCAATGCGTTTGAGAACATCAATGTGGCGATTAGCGCCTTCGAGAAGTACTCGACAATTCCAGCGCACATCTGGCTGCGCTACCTGAAGACCCTCAAGGCAGTGACCCAAACACCCGAGGAGCACGAGACTTACTATTCCAAATGCGCCACAGCCCTAAGCAGCTATTATG ATGAAAACCTGGCTGAGTTCATACTAAAAGGTGTGGAGACGCTGCATCCAACAGAGTTGTGGACCAACTTGCTCTGTGATTATGGCATCGAACGTGTGGATTTCATGGTCAAAGTTCGTGGTTTACTCCAAGCAACTGAGAACAAAGAACTGGAGCAAGCTTTGAGTGAGCAATGCGTAGCATGGAACTGTAGCGAGCAAGAGCTGAAGGAAATGTCACAGATCATTGGCGACTTTAAGGCAAAGCTGAAGGAGAGAAGCGAGAATTCGTCGTGGCTGCAGGAAATGTTTCTGCTGCGTGTCGACACGTTGCCGGTGAGCAAACGCTGCAAAGTGTCGCTCGGCAAAGTGATCTACGAGCTGAGCCTGTGCAAGTGGGCAAGCAACAGCGAACTCTGGCTGGACTACATTGCCTATATGCAGACACCGGTCGATAAGGAGAGCGAAAAAAGCCAGCTGAATTATATGATCCTTAACGATGGCTATTTAAAGTGCAAACCAATGGAGTTGATACGACGTGCTTTGCTGGCAATGCCAAGCATTAAATTGAATCACAAGTTCTTGCAGCTGATGGAACAACATGATTATCCACTCGACAAGGTCGATGCGGAGCTGGGACAGCTGTTTGCACGCATCGAGCAGTACATGGAGATGACggtggagctggagctggactATTTGGCGTATCGTGTGCGTCACATACAGATCGATGTGGAGCAACAG GTGTCTGCTTTGCGTGCCGCCTTTCGCCAGGCATGGAATCGTTTGTCGGAGAAATATGGCGAGCTGGCGGACACTGGCTACGAGGTGCTGCAGCTGTGGGCGCTGGTTGAATACGCCACACTCAAGAGTCCCAACGAAGGCGCTGCCATTTGGTCCGAGATCTTCA GCTATCCCGGCAGCAGCGATCGCGTTGATCTTTGGCTCGCTTGTGCCCAGATGGATGCTGAATATAACGGCGGACGCAAGATACGCAGTCTGCTGCAACAGGCGCTGAGCACGCTGCCCGCTAATGTTGTGGGCATTAGTGATCTGTATCGCCGCTATGAACGTTGCTTTGGCAACTATGAAACCATCGCCCAGTGTCAGGCGTATTGCACGGAAATCCAGCTGAGCAATCATGTGTCGGCGCCACAGCGCAGCACAACATTTGCCCAAGGCAGACGTCAGCCAGTGCAGCCAAGAGCGGCGAACAAGAAGCATTTCGCAGGcggagcaggaggaggagcagctCAATCACCGCCTagcaaaaagttgaaaaaggATTTGCCAGCGCACAAGAAGCaaccaccgccgccgccaccgccaacagcagctgcaccGCCAGCGCctattaaaaaagaaacatttgaAACGAAACCAGCCAACTTTAAGTACTcaa CCACTTTGGAGACTAACAAGATATTCGTTAAGAACTTGCATGCGGGCTGCACGCAACAGGAGCTAACCGAGGCATTCCAAGGCTATGGCCACATCAAGGATGTGCGTCTCGTGTTCAAGCA GAATCAGCGCTTCAAGGGCATTGCGTACATAGAGTTTGAGCTGCCGGAGCAGGCACAAAAGGCCGTCGACGGCGCCAACGGCTTGGAGCTGGGGGGATTGCCGATTTCGGTTGCCATCTCAAATCCGCCGCCAAAGCCAATGTCAGCAACAGCTGCCGCCGCACCCAAAGTGGGGGAAAAGCGTCGCATGCCCACAACTCTGATACCCACAAAATTGGTAATGCTCGAGGCGAAGCGTCGCAAGAAACTCGATTTAGATGAAGCGACTGCGGctgcaacatcatcaacagcatcatcagcgGATGCCAATGGCAAAGCCAACATCGATgacgaaaaagaaaaggaacAGAAGGAAGTCTCGAATGCGACGACGACACCAAAGTCCAACGATGACTTTCGCAAGCTCTTTAATATCTAA